One part of the Segnochrobactrum spirostomi genome encodes these proteins:
- a CDS encoding adenylosuccinate synthase, giving the protein MANVVVIGSQWGDEGKGKIVDWLSERADVVVRFQGGHNAGHTLVIDGVSYKLSLLPSGVVRPGKLAIIGNGVVLDPHALVAEIDRLAGQGVEVTPRSLRIAENVSLILSLHRELDAFRESSNAGTRIGTTKRGIGPAYEDKVGRRAIRLMDLADLSTLKDKIERLLAHHNPLRRGLGVAEVDPAAIYEELASVADKVLPYMDIVWRILDGARREGKRILFEGAQGALLDIDHGTYPFVTSSNTVAGQAATGAGVGPGTLDYVLGITKAYTTRVGEGPFPTEQQNAVGDFLGTRGHEFGTVTGRKRRCGWFDAVLVRQTVRTGGINGIALTKLDVLDGLEEIKICVGYRLDGREIDYLPAAQAAQARVEPIYQTVEGWRETTAGARSWADLPAQAIKYVRLVEELIGAPVALLSTSPERDDTILVEDPFQD; this is encoded by the coding sequence ATGGCGAACGTGGTCGTCATCGGGTCGCAGTGGGGCGACGAGGGCAAGGGCAAGATCGTCGATTGGCTTTCGGAGCGTGCCGACGTGGTGGTGCGCTTCCAGGGCGGTCACAATGCCGGCCACACCCTGGTGATCGACGGTGTCAGCTACAAGCTCAGCCTCTTGCCCTCCGGCGTCGTGCGTCCCGGCAAGCTCGCCATCATCGGCAACGGCGTGGTCCTCGATCCCCATGCGCTCGTCGCCGAGATCGACCGCCTCGCCGGTCAGGGCGTCGAGGTCACCCCGCGCAGCCTCAGGATCGCCGAGAACGTCTCGCTCATCCTGTCGCTCCACCGCGAGCTCGATGCCTTCCGGGAATCGTCCAATGCCGGCACCCGCATCGGCACGACGAAGCGCGGCATCGGCCCGGCCTACGAGGACAAGGTGGGCCGCCGCGCGATCCGCCTGATGGATCTCGCCGACCTTTCGACCCTCAAGGACAAGATCGAGCGCCTGCTCGCCCACCACAATCCGCTGCGCCGCGGCCTCGGCGTCGCGGAAGTCGATCCGGCGGCGATCTACGAGGAACTCGCCTCGGTCGCCGACAAGGTGCTGCCCTACATGGACATCGTGTGGCGGATCCTCGACGGCGCCCGCCGCGAGGGCAAGCGCATCCTGTTCGAAGGCGCGCAGGGCGCCCTGCTCGACATCGATCACGGCACCTATCCGTTCGTGACCTCGTCGAACACCGTCGCCGGGCAGGCCGCGACGGGCGCCGGCGTCGGCCCCGGCACGCTCGATTATGTGCTCGGCATCACCAAGGCCTATACGACGCGCGTCGGCGAGGGCCCGTTCCCGACCGAGCAGCAGAACGCGGTCGGCGATTTCCTCGGCACCCGCGGTCACGAGTTCGGCACCGTCACCGGGCGCAAGCGGCGCTGCGGCTGGTTCGACGCCGTCCTGGTGCGCCAGACCGTGCGCACCGGCGGCATCAACGGCATCGCGCTGACGAAGCTCGACGTGCTCGACGGCCTCGAAGAGATCAAGATCTGCGTCGGCTACCGCCTCGACGGTCGCGAGATCGATTATCTGCCCGCCGCCCAGGCCGCGCAGGCTCGCGTCGAGCCGATCTATCAGACCGTCGAAGGGTGGCGCGAGACGACCGCGGGCGCACGCTCGTGGGCCGATCTCCCGGCTCAGGCGATCAAATATGTCCGCCTCGTCGAGGAACTCATCGGCGCCCCCGTCGCGCTCCTGTCGACGAGCCCGGAGCGGGATGACACGATTCTTGTCGAGGACCCGTTTCAAGATTAA